The segment GAAGAGAGGAAGAAGAGTCTCGAATCTATGCTTGCCAGCCTCGAAAACCCATTTAGAATCACACGAAGGGATCACCTAAAAAATGAAAGTCTCTCCTAAATTGATAGAATTTACCTCGGTTGAAGACTTGCTAGCATTCGTACGAGATTATAATGCCGGAAATATGCTGCGGTTCCTAAACCCGATTTCGGATAATAGCGGAAACGTTTTGGTAAAAGAAGAAGTTCAAGTAAAGGAATCCGCCTTAATTCGATTAAAGGAAATCAAAGGACAGTATACGCCGGAATTTAAAGTGAAGCTAACAAAAGAGCTTACCGGTCAGATTCAGGATAAGATCAGCGAGAAGATCGTATTTCAACTCAAACAAACGGATAAGAAATTTCTTAAGTTTATGTATGAGGAAAATACCTTTAATTATAAAGGAATTATCCGTAATTCACTTAGCAATAAAAAACATTTACTTTCGCTGGTTAAAGTTTATGAAGAAAGTCCCACCTTCTTTAAGCATATTTGTGAATTAGGTTTGCTTTCCCTTGGTATCGTACTAATTCCGGATGCCTTAAAATATAAAATGCTTAGGCGATATTCTTTTCTCGGTGGGATCTTTATGGATATCGCAAGGGTAACCAGCGAGCATTGGAATCGCCCCTTCCCCGACGATTCTGAAAAAACGAGAATTGCTAAACTTTGCGCAAACTTTATGCAAAAGCTTGACTTACCTGAATTTGTTTGTTCTGCAGCTTCTAATCATGTTCCGATGGGCTTACAGGATAATAGCGATCCGACTACGTATTCCGGAAAAAAAATGGACAAGGAACAACCTGACGAGACTTTCTTTGCAGATCTGTTACTGGACGACGGCGAAAGTGACTCGATTCACGAAGAAGAAGATGGAGGTCTTCCGGACAAGTCGGAAGATTTTATGAGGGAGCTTCTAACGGACTCGTTAAAGATTGCAAGGTATATTCATACTGTTAGTTCATTTACGCTAGATAAGGATTATGTAATGGAAGAGTTGGTATATTATCTAGCTTACAATACCACTAGAGGTTATTTTAACGAAATCCTAGCCAATCCGCTAGTTAACTTATTTAAACAATTCGAAGATAATGTTAAAAGAATGCGTAAACTTGCGGAAATCGAAATGCAATGTCTTCACCCACCGGCGGCTTGGGCTTATCCGAAACCGACAGCAAGTCAAATTCTCTGCAAAAATAAAGTCTGGGATTGTCCTAATATCGTGCGAGGTTGGGATATACACGTAATTTCTTCTCAAGACGCATTTGGATGGGTAGGTTCTAGTTTGCCTGCCGACCACTATCCAAAATGCCGCTTGGAAGAGGAGTTAGAGGAAATTCCGGAAATCGAACCGAAGAAACCTCCTAAATCTTAACTTCTGGGACGTTTTGTCATAGTAAATAGCGTTTCATAACGTAAATTGTTTGTTGTTAGAACTTGTTTTCCTTTTTTTGGAAATTTTTTGCCAAAAATATACGTAAACCCTTGAGGAAACTATATATTCTTTCGAATTTGGAAAAAAAATCCTTGTTGGATTGTTTTCTATAGAGCATTCTTTATGCAAAGGCGGGGGACATTATATGTTTCAAACCAAAATTAAATTCATTACCGTTTCGATCCTAGCGATTTCATTCCTAATCGCCTGCGGTCCTAAAACAGGACTAGACCAAGTAAAGTCTGAAGCGCCGATCGCACCTGCAAAAATCGTTTGGATAGTAGGTGACGTGAAGATTCAATCGGCCGCCGGGGAAAAGAAAGCGGAACTCGGTCAGACTGTTTCCGGTGCCGATACTATTTTCACTGGCGCCAACGGTAGCGTGGAAATCATAGTCGCTGATAGCGGAATCATTAAGGTTTCCAAAAATAGCGAACTTTCCGTAGCGACAATCGTCTCCGACAGTGGATCAGAAGTTAAAGTAAACGTAAACTACGGCAAAATCGTAACAATGGTTCGTAAAGAACACAAAAATTCGGATTTCAAAGTCGTTACGCCGACTGCTTTGGCAGGTGTTCGCGGAACGACCTTCTTAACTTCTGTCGAGAATCCATCCGGAAATAAAGCGAACTGTGCTCAGTCAGGTTGCGACGTCAGATTCGCGGTGCTGGAAGGTTCTGTTGCTGTTACGAAAGTCGGTGAAGAGTCTGAAGTGATTCTTGATCGTAATCGCGAGCTTACTTTGAAAAAGAACCAAAAGTTGACCGACAAATTAATTCTGTCGCTTCGTTCTGAATCTCTCAAAGAGATGAAAGGTCTGATCGTTCTGAAGAAAAACGACGTGCTAGAATATAATCGCCTTGCCGAAGAACTAAAAGCATCGAGCGAAGAGTTGAGAATTTTGAGCCAAGCTTCTACTGTGGAAGATGCAAAAGTTCAACTGCAGAAACGTGAAGTTACTAGAAATAACGCAGATGAGGTGACTCAAACTGCTAGAGCGGTTAACGAAAATAAATATATTCAGCAGGATATGCAAAAAGAAAGACTTAAATTAAACCCTAAAGAGACTTTCTAAAGGAATCGGTAGAGGAGATTGAATTTAAGGAGCCGATCTTAGGCTCATTCCCCCCGCCCCCGCCTTTCTTTTTGAGGCGGGGGTCCCTTTATCTATAGATAACCTGTGTTATCTCCCGGATCGAATCCCGACCACAGTCTTTGGTTTCAAACTAGTATTATTTCTTAATCGGTTTAATATTAGAAAAGGTTTGCTAAAACAGAGCGAAGGAAATTTTTTTACTGCATGGGAACCTTTTATTCTCGCAAATATTCGCTTATATCCCTGCTGCAAATCCTACTGATTGGAGCCTGTTCGACCGTCCAGAAATTGGACGAAGCACCGCGCGTAATCCAAGAACCGTATTACAAAACCGTCGGAGAAGCTCAACTTGGCTTTCAATTTAGAGATTCCGATACCGATTATAAAATTAGGAAAATCGGACATGAAAAACCGATTCTCGCATTTTCACCTATTGCCTATCCAAATTCCATAGATAAAAAACTGGCCTCTTATTTCGAACAGGAGCTCGGACTTGTTTGGAAGAATACCGAATTTACAAACGCTAAAATTCCGTCCGGGGCTTGGGAAAATTCTCAAACCTTGCTTGTCGCAGCAAAGAAGTCCGAAGTGGACGCATTGGTGCGGGGGAGTGTTTCCGAAACCGAGTTCGGCTGGTTGTTTAAGTTTACGATTGTTGATCCGGTTAATGATTATAAATTCGGCGAGTTTGAAGCGTCCTTTAAACGACCAGGAAGTACTAGCGATGAAGTCGGAACTTGGAGCCAAGTCTTTTTTTGGAAGACGGGAGACAGGATTATATCGCTGGACCCGCGTAAAGCAACTGTTCCTGTTTGGGATAAAAAACCTGATTCTTCCATCGTAAGAGACTTAGCATATTCTTCAGTGAAAGGGAAGATCAGCATTCAAGCTTCCTCAGGAGACACGGAAGTTCACAGTAAGGGAATTTTGCTCGGAAAAACACCATTGCTCGATATCTCCTTACCCGAGGGAGTTCAAGAAATCCAGCTTAGTCTCAAAGGCAAAAAACCGATCTCTAAGACTATCGTCGTTAGAGCCGGAAAGAAATCGTTTTTATTTCAGGAATGGGAAGAAGACAAGACTCTTGGTTCTGCAAAAATCGTCAGTGTTCCTGCCGGCCTTTCGGTTTCAGTAGACGGGTTCAAGCAAGGTGAAACCCCGTTCTTCCACAGCGGTATGAATCCAGGTGGATATCAAATCGAACTTATCAAAGAAAATCCGGAAGGATCGTTAGTATATTACGAAGGAACGCTAGAGGTAAAGTCCGATAAAGTTTCGGAACTCGCTTTCCCTTATTCTGCAAGCGGTTTGTTAAGCGAAACGGAATTTTGGAAACCGTCGGGAGAGACCGGGTTCAACCCTTTTGGAGCTCTCGGCATAGAGTTTCATAAAAGCAAGGATCTTTCTCCGGGCTGGAACGGGGTCTATTCTTTACCGATTCCATCCGACGAATTGGAAATAACGGGCTACTTCTTATTGCCGGTTGATCATAAAGTGGGTTCGGTTGCCGTCACGATTCACACGCCAGGGTTAAATCTCGGATTAAATGCAGGACCGGATAAAGTCTCTATATTCAATTTTCCTTCCGACGGAAAGACGATCGCTACGTACAAGTACTTGAAACTGGAGAATGACATCGGCAGAAAGTTCTCCTTTCGTACTAACGCTAAGGAAAAAAAGATTTTCCTTTATCTTGGAAACGATCTCGTTTGGGAAGGCCAAGTCTCTTTCCAAGGATTTTGGACAATTTCCGTTTTGACAAGAGGCGAAGATTTCCGCGAAAGAGCGCCGTTAAAAGATTTGAAAATTCAATATAGGGGCTACAAATGAAACTCTCTCCGGTTCTTAACAAAAACCTTCTATTTATTTTTTTAGCTCTTTTTTTTATTGCTGCCTGCTCCTCCCGCGATTTCAGAAAATCGACGTCCCAAGATGCGGTCCTTGAAAAAGATCTATTCACTCGCCAAAATATAAAGCGCGCGTCTAAACTTATCAACGAGGGGAACTCCGCCTTTCAAAAAGCAAAATTTGACGTCTCATTAGAAAAAGGAAATCAATCGATCGCGATTTATCCTATGGCAGAAGGGTATTATCTCGTAGGATCTTCCGAGTACAAATTGGGAAAATCCGAAGATGCTTTAAAGTCTTTAAAAAAAGGAACTGAACTAGATCCTGAGAATGAGCAGATACTCTTAACTTTAGGAATTCTTTATACAGCTCAAGGCTCCAATAATGAAGCGGTGGACGTTTACTCAAGGCTCGAAAAACTTCCGAAAATAGACGCGGCATCTTACACTTTTAAAAAAGCCGTTTTACTAAAGACGATCGGCCGGTATGAAGATGCTTTTGCAGCCTTAAAAACGATACCGGAAGACAAGTTTAAATTTAAAGCTCAGCTTTATATGCAACTAGGTGATACTGCCGTTCAGCTAAAGGAATATGACGAAGCTGAAAGATACTTTGAAAAAGCGCGAGCCACCGATCCCGAACTCGCGTCAGCTAAACAATCGGCTTCCGCTACTCGTGTCGCTTCGATGCTTGAAAAAGGTAATTCGGCATTGAAGAGTAAGAATTATAGGGAGGCAATTGTTCAGTTCACTGCCGCAACTCAAACGGATCCGAAAAACGCGTCTCCTTTAGTTTTCCTGGGCAATGCGAAGATACTTGCCGGCGATTTAGATGGTGCAGTAAAGGCCTTCGAATCCTCATTGAGACTTAAGGCGGATTATTGGGAGGCTTATTCCGGTCTCGCCGCATCCTATAATAAATCGGGAAACTATCCGAAGGCAATTTCCACACTCGAAAAGGCGATCCCATTTTTTTCGAAGAACCCGGCGGTTTATAACCAAATAGGATTAAACCAAAAGGCTCTGGGTGAAAAAGCGCGTGCTATGGTCTCATTCACCAGGGCAAGAGAATTGGATCCTTCCTATAAGGAGCCGGTTCTAAATTTAGTCTATTTACTAACTTCCGAAAACCGATTTAAGACGGCGAGAAACGAACTAGATACTCTGAAACAGGACGACGAGGTCAAAAAAGTAAGATCGTTCTTGGACGTAGCAGAACTTATTTATGAAGGCGATCAACGTCTGAGAAAGGGTGATACAAAATCTGCTAGAAGCTATTATGATCAAGCCAAAGTAAAAGACCCTAACGATCCGAACGTCTATACGGCTTTCGGTCGATCGTACCAAATTTCAGGCGACCAAAAACTTTCAGAGCAGAATTTCCAAAAAGCCTTAACCTTACAGAAAGGAAATCTACCTGCCCTACAAGGATTGATTCGTCTTTATTCCTCTCAAAAAAACCAGTCTAAAGTTACGCAGTATACGAAAGAATTAGAGGCTCTTACCGGAAACGACCCCACGTCCGGAATCGTTCTAGCGCGCACATACGAGGATAAGAAGGAATATGAAAAAGCTGAAGGTGTGTATAAAAACCTTCTGAAAAAATTCCCGTCTAACGATGCGGTTCAATTTAGACTCGCCCACCTTTATTATAAGATCTCCCTCGAGGAAAATGAAAAAGCAAACTACGATTCGGCATCCGCTTGGTTAACCAAAGCGGAGAAACTTGTTAAGGATCTACCGGAGCTTGCCGAGGCAAAGCAAACGATAGAACAAAACAGAAGATTTGCGGAAGTCATACCGAGCATCAGAAAAGCAAATCGCTTTTTCGATCTAAAATCGTACGATAAGGCCTTGCCCCTCTATCAAACGGCTTACGATAAGACCAAGAAACTTACTCTTTATATAAAAATTGCCGAATGTCATCTGGCTATGGGTAACGAGGAAAAAGGAATTTACCTCCTAGAAAATTCTCCCGAAGGCTCGAAAAACCTGGCATCACAAGAGGCAATCAACGCGTTTCTTCTAAGAAAAGGAGAAGTAGATAAGGCTGAGAAAGGCTTCAGAAAAATTTTAGAAAAAAAACCGGATTCTTACTATAGCCAATATCAGTTAGGAATCGTGTACCTTCAGCGGCAAAAGTACGATTCCGCCATCGAATCGTTTAATAGGGCTTGGTTACTTAATCCTGAATTTTCCGCCGCCAAGATCGGAAAGGGGATCGCATACTACAATGGGGGAAAAACCAAGGAAGCCAGGGAAGAATTCGAAAGCGCAATGAAATCGGATTCCGATAACGAGCTTGCTCCCTATAATATCGGAATAGTGCTTTTTAACGATAATCTTCTGGATCAAGCCACGAATATTTTTAAAGATATTATTAAGAAGAATCCCGATTTCCCCGACGCATATTATCAACTTTCTTATATCTATTTCAAACGCGGTGATTTGGAAAGCGCCGATGCGGAAATAGTAAAGGCATTGGATCTAGAGAGGGATGAAAAATTCATCCATGCAAGAATCCGAATATTATCCGAACTAAAGCAAAAGAATCCGGGAAAGTCGGAATATAAGAAAATCGCATTGGAATTAGGGCGCGAACTAGCCGAAAAATATCCGAATTCGCCATATTCATCGCACGCGGAGCGCCTCGTCTTATCCGACGACGATACCCCGGTCATCATTCAACCTTTTCCGAATCGTGGAGCTTTAGTTGGAGTTCCCGTAGTGATAAACGATGTTCTGATCATGAATTACGGGACATCTCTGGAAGCTCTGGATAAAAATAGAGCGATTCGAATTTGGAGAATTGCCACGGCAAAACCCTATAAATCCGTTATTGCCGACAAAAGGGTTTATGCGTTTACCGACAAAACTTTGGAGATTCGAGATCAAAATTCCGGATCACTTTTTAATTCTCTTCCTTTGGCGGGAAATTTTCGGAAGGCGCAGATTTCGGGTGATCGAATTATTATAGAAACCGAATCATCGGGCAAAAAAACGCTGACGAGCTATAACGATACCTTTGAAGATCGTCGAGTTTTGTCTTTCGATGCCAAGGTTTGGACTGTCTCACGAAACGGCAAGATACTAGTACAAACCATATCCGGTAAGGAAAATAGAATATCTCTTTTAGATGTTAACCTTTCAGATTCGCCTCAAGTAGTCTGGACAGGAAAAACTTCGGTTGAACCTAAATTACTCGGTTCTTCTGATGATGGCGCTTTCTATCGGACAGGTGATCAAATCCTTTATATTTCAGGGAATGGGAAAGTATCAAAATCCGATGCAAAAGATCCGTCACTTTCCCTTTTTAGCGTCCGAGGTAACGCACTTTGGTACGCCGGAAAAGAAAGCTTATTTCGACTGGAAGCCGGTTCTTCTTCCCCCCAGAATATTAAAATCCAAGCAA is part of the Leptospira broomii serovar Hurstbridge str. 5399 genome and harbors:
- a CDS encoding FecR family protein, which codes for MFQTKIKFITVSILAISFLIACGPKTGLDQVKSEAPIAPAKIVWIVGDVKIQSAAGEKKAELGQTVSGADTIFTGANGSVEIIVADSGIIKVSKNSELSVATIVSDSGSEVKVNVNYGKIVTMVRKEHKNSDFKVVTPTALAGVRGTTFLTSVENPSGNKANCAQSGCDVRFAVLEGSVAVTKVGEESEVILDRNRELTLKKNQKLTDKLILSLRSESLKEMKGLIVLKKNDVLEYNRLAEELKASSEELRILSQASTVEDAKVQLQKREVTRNNADEVTQTARAVNENKYIQQDMQKERLKLNPKETF
- a CDS encoding LIC10124 family lipoprotein, which produces MGTFYSRKYSLISLLQILLIGACSTVQKLDEAPRVIQEPYYKTVGEAQLGFQFRDSDTDYKIRKIGHEKPILAFSPIAYPNSIDKKLASYFEQELGLVWKNTEFTNAKIPSGAWENSQTLLVAAKKSEVDALVRGSVSETEFGWLFKFTIVDPVNDYKFGEFEASFKRPGSTSDEVGTWSQVFFWKTGDRIISLDPRKATVPVWDKKPDSSIVRDLAYSSVKGKISIQASSGDTEVHSKGILLGKTPLLDISLPEGVQEIQLSLKGKKPISKTIVVRAGKKSFLFQEWEEDKTLGSAKIVSVPAGLSVSVDGFKQGETPFFHSGMNPGGYQIELIKENPEGSLVYYEGTLEVKSDKVSELAFPYSASGLLSETEFWKPSGETGFNPFGALGIEFHKSKDLSPGWNGVYSLPIPSDELEITGYFLLPVDHKVGSVAVTIHTPGLNLGLNAGPDKVSIFNFPSDGKTIATYKYLKLENDIGRKFSFRTNAKEKKIFLYLGNDLVWEGQVSFQGFWTISVLTRGEDFRERAPLKDLKIQYRGYK
- a CDS encoding tetratricopeptide repeat protein, which translates into the protein MKLSPVLNKNLLFIFLALFFIAACSSRDFRKSTSQDAVLEKDLFTRQNIKRASKLINEGNSAFQKAKFDVSLEKGNQSIAIYPMAEGYYLVGSSEYKLGKSEDALKSLKKGTELDPENEQILLTLGILYTAQGSNNEAVDVYSRLEKLPKIDAASYTFKKAVLLKTIGRYEDAFAALKTIPEDKFKFKAQLYMQLGDTAVQLKEYDEAERYFEKARATDPELASAKQSASATRVASMLEKGNSALKSKNYREAIVQFTAATQTDPKNASPLVFLGNAKILAGDLDGAVKAFESSLRLKADYWEAYSGLAASYNKSGNYPKAISTLEKAIPFFSKNPAVYNQIGLNQKALGEKARAMVSFTRARELDPSYKEPVLNLVYLLTSENRFKTARNELDTLKQDDEVKKVRSFLDVAELIYEGDQRLRKGDTKSARSYYDQAKVKDPNDPNVYTAFGRSYQISGDQKLSEQNFQKALTLQKGNLPALQGLIRLYSSQKNQSKVTQYTKELEALTGNDPTSGIVLARTYEDKKEYEKAEGVYKNLLKKFPSNDAVQFRLAHLYYKISLEENEKANYDSASAWLTKAEKLVKDLPELAEAKQTIEQNRRFAEVIPSIRKANRFFDLKSYDKALPLYQTAYDKTKKLTLYIKIAECHLAMGNEEKGIYLLENSPEGSKNLASQEAINAFLLRKGEVDKAEKGFRKILEKKPDSYYSQYQLGIVYLQRQKYDSAIESFNRAWLLNPEFSAAKIGKGIAYYNGGKTKEAREEFESAMKSDSDNELAPYNIGIVLFNDNLLDQATNIFKDIIKKNPDFPDAYYQLSYIYFKRGDLESADAEIVKALDLERDEKFIHARIRILSELKQKNPGKSEYKKIALELGRELAEKYPNSPYSSHAERLVLSDDDTPVIIQPFPNRGALVGVPVVINDVLIMNYGTSLEALDKNRAIRIWRIATAKPYKSVIADKRVYAFTDKTLEIRDQNSGSLFNSLPLAGNFRKAQISGDRIIIETESSGKKTLTSYNDTFEDRRVLSFDAKVWTVSRNGKILVQTISGKENRISLLDVNLSDSPQVVWTGKTSVEPKLLGSSDDGAFYRTGDQILYISGNGKVSKSDAKDPSLSLFSVRGNALWYAGKESLFRLEAGSSSPQNIKIQAKPVEGLLPGKAGDCILLYADNTAVRYSNKGESIWTYSITQNKDSVYSLLYR